In one uncultured Pseudodesulfovibrio sp. genomic region, the following are encoded:
- a CDS encoding phosphatase PAP2 family protein, which yields MRTLSLKHWALVSAPLLLVLIAIWIGFGSEREVALFFKDHQAAHPALKLGMKLLTDWSNPLFYAVYAVMLFTAWRSGNRDRLRFVLILLAVQAVVAGLAVHLLKMIIGRPRPGEGELFSPIGTKAAYQSLPSGHTAEITGWTLPLALRLGGYAVSLLLGLFLAAVGFSRIYLGWHHPTDVFFGWLLGCVSGIATTVITRSALFRRS from the coding sequence ATGCGCACCCTTTCCCTGAAACACTGGGCCCTTGTCTCCGCCCCCCTGCTGCTTGTCCTGATCGCCATCTGGATCGGCTTCGGGTCCGAGCGGGAAGTGGCCCTGTTCTTCAAGGACCACCAGGCCGCCCATCCCGCCCTCAAGCTGGGCATGAAGCTGTTGACCGACTGGAGCAACCCGCTGTTCTACGCGGTCTACGCGGTCATGCTCTTCACCGCCTGGCGCTCCGGCAACCGTGACCGCCTGCGCTTCGTGCTCATCCTGCTGGCGGTCCAGGCCGTGGTGGCCGGACTGGCCGTGCACCTGCTCAAGATGATCATCGGCAGGCCGCGCCCCGGCGAGGGCGAGCTGTTCTCGCCCATCGGCACCAAGGCCGCCTACCAGTCCCTGCCCTCGGGCCACACCGCCGAGATCACCGGCTGGACCCTGCCCCTGGCCCTGCGCCTCGGCGGCTACGCCGTGTCCCTGCTGCTCGGTCTGTTCCTCGCAGCGGTGGGGTTCTCGCGCATCTACCTCGGCTGGCACCACCCGACCGACGTCTTTTTCGGCTGGCTGCTCGGCTGCGTGTCCGGCATCGCCACCACCGTCATCACCCGGTCCGCCCTTTTCAGGAGATCCTGA